A genomic stretch from Candidatus Methylomirabilis sp. includes:
- a CDS encoding oligosaccharide flippase family protein: MSQAALIARDSAALLLSRILLKLIGGVFFIVLARLLGAAEMGLYTLAFTLLNFCSLLSAFGLNNLLIRDVAQDPTRLDRYMTAALLLRLGLAVLCLGGLLAAGWALDLAVRPRRLLLLFGLLLFPEMLYKTVGLILNIGQRIAAGAAIAVAGTVLRVLLGLGALALGMGLEGVLGAYLVAGLLEAGIVLGTVAATSRLPRPAFDGPFTRRLVREALPFAAISLLGVIYFKLDFVMLAAYRDAAEVGIYGVCYALVDFLMYVPFSLTTAAFPVVVRRAAEAGSLRRMAEQAGRWLLLIGLPVPVVGVLLGTPLLTLLYGEAYRAGGSVVAVLLWAVPGLFLNALCADLLYARGAQRVALAILAVGIVANVGLNLWLIPPLGAVGAAAATVVTEALTLALSLTAVGRTLGVSPRLDREALKPVLASGGMALALWPLREAPLAASIPVGAAAYLAAVLLLRAIPPEDRRILGDLLRRLGGARIATGA, encoded by the coding sequence GTGAGCCAGGCTGCCCTGATCGCCCGCGACTCGGCTGCCCTCCTCCTCAGCAGGATCCTCCTGAAGCTCATCGGCGGGGTGTTCTTCATCGTCCTCGCCCGCCTCCTCGGGGCGGCCGAGATGGGCCTCTACACCCTGGCCTTCACCCTCTTGAACTTCTGTTCCCTCCTGAGCGCCTTCGGCCTCAACAACCTCCTCATCCGGGACGTGGCCCAGGATCCGACCCGGCTTGACCGCTACATGACGGCGGCCCTCCTCCTCCGACTCGGGCTGGCGGTCCTCTGTCTGGGCGGCCTGCTCGCCGCCGGCTGGGCCCTCGACCTGGCCGTGCGGCCGCGACGACTCCTCCTCTTGTTCGGCCTGCTCCTCTTCCCCGAGATGCTCTACAAGACGGTGGGGCTCATCCTGAACATCGGGCAGCGAATCGCCGCCGGGGCGGCCATCGCCGTGGCCGGGACGGTCCTTCGGGTCCTGCTGGGCCTCGGGGCCCTGGCCCTCGGGATGGGCCTCGAGGGGGTCCTCGGCGCCTACCTGGTGGCCGGCCTCCTGGAGGCCGGGATCGTCCTGGGGACCGTGGCGGCCACCTCCCGCCTCCCGCGCCCCGCCTTCGACGGGCCCTTCACGCGGCGTCTGGTCCGGGAGGCCCTCCCCTTCGCGGCCATCAGCCTCCTCGGGGTGATCTATTTCAAGCTCGACTTCGTGATGCTGGCGGCCTACCGGGACGCCGCCGAGGTGGGGATCTACGGCGTCTGCTATGCCCTGGTGGACTTCCTGATGTACGTCCCCTTCAGTCTGACCACGGCCGCCTTCCCGGTCGTGGTCCGCCGGGCGGCCGAAGCGGGGAGCCTCAGGCGGATGGCGGAGCAGGCCGGGCGATGGCTCTTATTGATCGGGCTGCCGGTGCCCGTGGTCGGCGTCCTCCTGGGGACTCCCCTCCTCACCCTTCTGTACGGCGAGGCGTACCGGGCGGGGGGGTCCGTGGTGGCCGTGCTCCTCTGGGCGGTTCCGGGCCTCTTCCTGAACGCCCTCTGCGCCGACCTGCTCTATGCCCGCGGCGCCCAGCGGGTCGCCCTGGCCATCCTTGCCGTGGGGATCGTGGCCAACGTGGGCCTCAACCTCTGGCTCATCCCGCCCCTGGGGGCAGTGGGGGCGGCGGCCGCGACCGTGGTCACGGAGGCGCTGACCCTCGCCCTGTCCTTGACGGCGGTCGGTCGCACGCTGGGCGTATCGCCCCGCCTCGACCGGGAGGCTCTCAAGCCGGTCCTGGCCTCCGGGGGCATGGCCCTTGCACTCTGGCCGCTGCGGGAGGCTCCGCTCGCGGCGTCCATCCCCGTCGGCGCCGCGGCCTACCTCGCCGCCGTCCTCCTGTTGCGTGCCATCCCCCCCGAGGACCGGCGGATCCTCGGGGATCTCCTGCGCCGCCTCGGCGGGGCCCGGATCGCGACTGGAGCGTGA
- a CDS encoding glycosyltransferase family 4 protein: protein MREKGEPLHLVFATDAFITTDMGGAERVLWEQARRLAKRGHQVRVVAGCPAGRFREPEVREGVAVRYFPRDERGALAHLVTAYRNCRAALRRLGREGPVDVLSTHLPLAGFAAMAPPRPLPAPAVINFHAPWDQEFRTKVAGAGGRLAGAALQAFARRVLQAFTLRRSEGVVCLSAFMREEAARLASLRGKRVAVIPGGVDCERFAPGPEKAGPRASLGLPQRGTLLLTVRRLTPRMGLEHLLQAFREVAGEFPQAHLLVAGEGPLRSVLEGGIRDGGLTGRARLLGFVPEEDLPILYRAADLFVLPTAALEGFGMATLEALASGLPVLATPVGGTLEILRDLSGPFFTEDASPAALARGLRRFLAMPAGEREAWGLRCREHAAARYAWERVIPQLEAYFAGAVSRRGNGIA, encoded by the coding sequence GTGAGGGAGAAGGGGGAGCCCCTGCACCTCGTCTTCGCCACCGATGCCTTCATCACCACGGACATGGGGGGGGCCGAGCGGGTCCTCTGGGAGCAGGCCCGCCGGCTGGCGAAGCGAGGGCATCAGGTCCGGGTGGTGGCCGGGTGCCCGGCCGGGCGCTTCCGGGAGCCCGAGGTTCGGGAGGGTGTGGCGGTGCGGTACTTCCCCCGGGATGAGCGCGGAGCGCTGGCCCACCTGGTGACGGCCTACCGGAACTGCCGGGCCGCGCTCCGGCGCCTCGGGCGGGAAGGGCCGGTGGACGTCCTCAGCACGCATCTCCCCCTGGCCGGCTTCGCCGCGATGGCCCCCCCTCGACCCCTCCCGGCCCCCGCGGTGATCAATTTCCACGCCCCCTGGGATCAGGAGTTCCGGACCAAGGTGGCCGGCGCCGGGGGAAGGCTTGCCGGCGCGGCCCTTCAGGCCTTTGCGCGCCGGGTCCTCCAGGCCTTCACCTTGCGGCGGAGCGAGGGGGTGGTCTGCCTCAGCGCCTTCATGCGGGAGGAGGCCGCGCGCCTCGCCTCCCTCCGGGGGAAGCGGGTCGCCGTCATCCCGGGGGGGGTGGATTGCGAGCGGTTCGCGCCGGGCCCGGAGAAGGCGGGCCCGCGGGCTTCCCTCGGGCTGCCGCAGAGAGGCACGCTGCTCTTGACCGTCCGCCGGCTGACGCCCCGGATGGGGTTGGAACACCTCCTGCAAGCCTTCCGGGAGGTGGCTGGAGAGTTCCCACAGGCCCACCTGCTGGTGGCGGGAGAGGGGCCGCTGAGGTCGGTCCTCGAGGGCGGGATTCGGGATGGAGGCCTGACGGGAAGGGCCCGCCTCCTCGGATTCGTTCCCGAGGAGGACCTCCCCATCCTCTACCGGGCCGCCGACCTCTTCGTCCTGCCGACGGCAGCCCTGGAGGGGTTCGGCATGGCGACGCTGGAAGCCCTGGCCTCGGGCCTGCCGGTCCTGGCCACGCCGGTCGGGGGAACCCTGGAGATCCTCCGGGACCTCTCGGGGCCGTTTTTCACCGAAGACGCGTCCCCGGCAGCCCTCGCCCGGGGCCTTCGCCGTTTCCTGGCCATGCCGGCCGGTGAACGGGAGGCTTGGGGACTGCGGTGCCGTGAGCACGCGGCGGCCCGCTATGCGTGGGAGCGCGTGATCCCGCAACTGGAGGCCTACTTCGCCGGCGCCGTCAGCCGGAGGGGCAATGGGATCGCCTAG
- a CDS encoding class I SAM-dependent methyltransferase, whose amino-acid sequence MRGAVETSHVCWVCGGDRFSATSWRSYRLIRCRGCGLVLRWPPPDPSEEARYYREAYYPALNVVAWDARRLGLYARPLRWIEGRVPGRRLLDVGCGYGHFLALARDRGWEVTGLEPSRQAAAAARGIPGVRLVEGTVAELAGSPERFSCVTAWNVLDQVASPRRDLEVLAGLLSPGGWLLLRVLNGGVHYAAWRWARLSPPALFHNHGFSARALEGLLHAAGLREVAVRNSRLAGDRGLLLTAVTAAFAAAAASLSGGRLRLAPSLLAFARRP is encoded by the coding sequence GTGAGGGGCGCGGTGGAGACTTCCCACGTGTGCTGGGTGTGCGGCGGGGACCGCTTCAGCGCGACCTCCTGGAGGAGCTACCGCCTCATCCGCTGCCGGGGCTGCGGCCTCGTCCTCCGGTGGCCGCCGCCCGACCCGTCCGAGGAGGCCCGCTATTACCGCGAGGCCTACTACCCGGCTCTCAATGTCGTCGCCTGGGATGCGCGCCGCCTGGGTCTCTATGCCCGACCGCTCCGGTGGATCGAGGGCCGGGTGCCCGGCCGGAGGCTCCTGGACGTGGGGTGCGGCTACGGGCATTTTCTGGCCCTCGCCCGCGACCGGGGATGGGAGGTGACCGGCCTGGAGCCTTCCAGGCAGGCGGCGGCGGCGGCCCGGGGGATCCCGGGGGTGCGGCTCGTGGAAGGGACGGTTGCCGAGCTCGCCGGCTCTCCCGAGCGGTTCAGCTGCGTCACCGCATGGAACGTCCTGGATCAAGTGGCCAGCCCCCGACGGGATCTGGAGGTCCTGGCCGGCCTCCTGTCGCCCGGGGGCTGGCTCCTCCTCCGGGTCCTGAACGGGGGGGTCCACTACGCCGCCTGGCGGTGGGCACGCCTCTCGCCCCCCGCCCTGTTCCACAACCACGGGTTCTCGGCCCGGGCCCTGGAGGGTCTCCTGCACGCGGCCGGCCTCCGGGAGGTCGCGGTGCGCAACTCGAGGTTGGCGGGGGATCGAGGCCTGCTCCTCACCGCCGTCACCGCGGCGTTCGCCGCCGCCGCCGCGAGCCTCTCCGGGGGGCGGCTCCGCCTCGCCCCGAGCCTCCTGGCTTTCGCCCGGCGGCCGTGA
- a CDS encoding glycosyltransferase has translation MRASVIVPVQNGAILLPGCLKALRAQTDRDFEILVADDRSTDGSVRVAETFASLHPNLSLRVIRAGRPGPGAARNVAAKEAAGEWLAFTDADCLPAPTWLARLRAGETGPEVAAVAGRTMGAPGSLVARFLGLFTLRGEAEGGLHSRYTLLAGGFPTANLAVRRSAFETVGGFEEEMRTGEDHDLCRRLYAEGLTVRYHPAAVVLHRHRETVGGMLRQALGIGGGHAHLLRRHRAAVVVELPGVERYGEVAGLRCWLNLASADKKALALLLLAAAWLPLGGLLPAYYAFLTADIARRLRKEGKDWTLKEATAMAGLHLLRSAALTAGRWRGSFRHRVLCV, from the coding sequence ATGCGCGCGAGCGTCATCGTGCCGGTCCAGAACGGGGCCATCCTGCTGCCGGGGTGCCTGAAGGCCCTGAGGGCGCAGACGGACCGAGACTTCGAGATCCTGGTGGCGGACGACCGCTCGACGGACGGCTCGGTCCGCGTGGCGGAGACCTTCGCCTCCCTGCACCCGAACCTCAGCCTCCGGGTCATCCGGGCCGGCCGCCCGGGCCCCGGGGCGGCCCGGAACGTGGCGGCGAAGGAGGCCGCGGGGGAGTGGCTGGCCTTTACCGATGCCGACTGTCTCCCCGCGCCGACGTGGCTGGCGAGGCTCCGCGCGGGGGAGACCGGGCCCGAGGTGGCGGCAGTGGCCGGCCGCACCATGGGAGCCCCCGGGAGTCTGGTGGCGCGCTTCCTGGGCCTTTTCACCCTGCGGGGCGAGGCGGAAGGCGGGCTCCACTCCCGCTACACGTTGCTGGCGGGCGGGTTCCCGACGGCGAACCTGGCCGTCCGGCGGAGCGCCTTCGAGACGGTGGGGGGGTTCGAGGAGGAGATGCGGACCGGGGAGGATCATGATCTCTGCCGCCGGCTCTACGCGGAGGGCCTCACCGTCCGGTACCACCCGGCTGCCGTGGTCCTCCACCGGCACCGGGAGACGGTGGGGGGGATGCTCCGGCAGGCCCTGGGGATCGGGGGGGGCCACGCCCACCTGCTCCGGCGCCACCGGGCAGCGGTGGTCGTGGAGCTGCCGGGCGTCGAGCGATACGGGGAGGTGGCCGGCCTGCGCTGCTGGCTGAACCTGGCCTCGGCCGACAAGAAGGCGCTTGCCCTCCTCCTGCTCGCCGCCGCCTGGCTCCCCCTCGGAGGCCTCCTCCCGGCCTACTATGCCTTCCTGACGGCCGACATCGCGCGGCGCCTCAGGAAGGAGGGGAAGGACTGGACGCTCAAGGAGGCCACGGCCATGGCCGGCCTGCACCTCCTGCGCTCTGCCGCGCTCACGGCCGGGCGCTGGCGGGGGAGCTTTCGGCACCGGGTCCTCTGCGTGTGA
- a CDS encoding glycosyltransferase — MVAARVLLLSNTGMIVGGGEVSLLQLLRDLDRGRWPVTVGCPEEGAVAARARSQGVPVLIVPMPTVRGSGLLRLPSLVTRLAGRIREGQFGLIHANGSRCMLYGGLAGRRAGVPVLWHVRIDSKDPWLDPLLERLADRIVANSAATAARFGGRAAGRVTVVPNGVDLAAFRPGLGGARVRGELGIPPEARLVGTVGRLHPVKGHDLFLRAAAEVAAAFPTAHFLLVGGGEAEGELKALAAQLGLDPRVHFAGHREDIPEILPALDCFVLASREEPFGRVLVEAMAAGLPVVAARVGGVPEIVLEGTTGLMVPPEDPAPLAAAIRQILADPARARAMGLAGRTRAEREYDAALHARRVEALYADLVGSGGAGLPPA; from the coding sequence ATGGTAGCGGCGCGGGTCCTGCTCCTATCCAACACCGGGATGATCGTCGGGGGGGGCGAGGTGAGCCTCCTCCAGCTTCTCCGGGACCTGGACCGGGGGCGCTGGCCGGTGACGGTCGGCTGTCCCGAGGAGGGGGCGGTCGCCGCCCGGGCGCGGAGCCAGGGCGTCCCGGTCCTGATCGTGCCGATGCCGACGGTCCGGGGGAGCGGGCTGCTTCGCCTCCCGAGCCTGGTTACGCGCCTCGCCGGGCGGATCCGGGAGGGGCAGTTCGGTCTCATCCACGCCAACGGGTCGCGGTGCATGCTCTACGGCGGGCTGGCGGGACGGCGGGCTGGGGTACCGGTCCTCTGGCACGTCCGGATCGACTCCAAGGACCCCTGGCTCGACCCGCTCCTCGAGCGCCTGGCCGACCGGATCGTCGCGAATTCGGCGGCTACCGCGGCCCGCTTTGGCGGGCGTGCGGCGGGGCGGGTGACCGTAGTGCCGAATGGCGTGGACCTGGCGGCGTTCCGACCGGGGCTGGGGGGCGCACGCGTCCGGGGGGAATTGGGCATCCCGCCGGAGGCCCGCCTGGTGGGGACGGTGGGCCGGCTGCACCCCGTGAAGGGGCACGACCTGTTCCTGCGGGCGGCGGCCGAGGTGGCCGCCGCCTTCCCGACCGCCCACTTTCTCCTGGTCGGAGGCGGAGAGGCGGAGGGGGAGCTGAAGGCCCTGGCCGCCCAGCTGGGCCTTGACCCCCGCGTCCACTTCGCCGGGCACAGAGAGGACATCCCCGAAATTCTGCCTGCGCTGGATTGCTTCGTCCTCGCCTCGCGGGAGGAGCCCTTCGGCCGGGTCCTGGTGGAGGCCATGGCGGCGGGACTCCCCGTCGTGGCAGCGCGGGTGGGAGGGGTGCCGGAGATCGTCCTCGAGGGGACGACGGGCCTGATGGTTCCCCCGGAGGATCCGGCCCCCCTGGCGGCGGCCATACGTCAGATCCTGGCCGACCCGGCCCGGGCGCGGGCCATGGGCCTGGCGGGGCGGACCCGGGCCGAGCGGGAGTACGATGCGGCCCTGCACGCGCGGCGGGTCGAGGCCCTGTACGCCGACCTGGTGGGGTCTGGTGGTGCGGGCCTCCCCCCCGCCTGA
- a CDS encoding glycosyltransferase family 1 protein, whose amino-acid sequence MTRVGTVAAARGIQTMRLGVDVREWEPGRRTGIGTFLEMFLQEAPRQRPDLTLLLYGNRATTLPPETALSVRRLPEPFRLWFDQVSLVRGVRADGADVFLSPYYKMPLTCPCPAVISMHDLLFLDYPPTPRHGTALYRLLFRVGSAAMARRAAAILTDSEWSRREILTRLRLPAGRVVVTPLGVSPRFRPIAPAFARQVAARYGLAGDYILYVGNFRRHKNVGALLQAYAALPAPLRAGVSLALSGAPETGAAPLRAAAEVLGLGQAVRFLGSVPDADLPALYSGATLFCFPSLAEGFGLPPLEAMACGAPVLCSDAAALPEVVGEAATLVDARSPEAIAAALEVLLTDGSARTRLRERGMARAVAFTPGRFAAAVLEVLERAAGGGEGR is encoded by the coding sequence ATGACCCGCGTGGGGACCGTGGCCGCGGCGAGAGGGATCCAGACGATGCGCCTCGGCGTGGACGTCCGCGAGTGGGAGCCGGGCCGCCGGACCGGCATTGGGACGTTCCTGGAGATGTTCCTCCAGGAGGCGCCCCGGCAGCGCCCCGACCTCACCCTCCTGCTCTACGGGAATCGCGCCACCACCCTCCCTCCCGAGACGGCGCTGTCCGTCCGGCGCCTCCCGGAGCCCTTCCGCCTCTGGTTCGACCAGGTCAGCCTGGTCCGGGGAGTGCGGGCCGATGGGGCTGACGTCTTCCTCTCCCCCTACTACAAGATGCCCCTGACCTGCCCGTGCCCGGCCGTGATCTCGATGCACGATCTCCTCTTCCTGGACTATCCTCCCACGCCGCGGCACGGGACGGCCCTCTACCGGCTCCTCTTCCGGGTCGGGTCGGCCGCCATGGCCCGGCGGGCCGCCGCCATCCTGACGGATTCGGAGTGGTCTCGGCGCGAGATCCTCACCCGCCTGCGCCTCCCGGCCGGCAGGGTGGTCGTCACGCCCCTCGGTGTCTCCCCCCGCTTTCGGCCGATCGCCCCCGCATTCGCGCGCCAGGTGGCCGCCCGCTACGGCCTCGCGGGGGACTACATCCTGTACGTGGGGAACTTCCGGCGCCACAAGAATGTCGGCGCGCTCCTCCAAGCCTACGCGGCGTTGCCCGCGCCGCTCCGGGCGGGCGTCTCGCTGGCCCTGTCCGGTGCCCCGGAGACGGGGGCCGCGCCGCTCCGGGCCGCGGCGGAGGTCCTCGGCCTGGGGCAGGCCGTCCGCTTCCTGGGCTCCGTCCCCGACGCCGACCTGCCGGCCCTGTACTCCGGTGCGACCCTCTTTTGCTTTCCCAGCCTGGCCGAGGGGTTCGGTCTTCCTCCCCTGGAGGCGATGGCGTGCGGGGCGCCGGTCCTGTGTAGTGACGCTGCCGCCCTTCCGGAGGTGGTGGGGGAGGCCGCCACCCTGGTGGACGCGCGAAGCCCCGAAGCGATCGCGGCGGCACTCGAGGTCCTCCTGACCGATGGGTCGGCCCGCACCCGCCTGCGGGAGCGAGGCATGGCCCGCGCGGTCGCCTTCACGCCCGGCCGGTTCGCCGCGGCGGTCCTCGAGGTCCTGGAGCGCGCCGCGGGTGGCGGAGAGGGACGGTGA
- a CDS encoding O-antigen ligase family protein, whose translation MPALPRALDRAQAATLLGVGALTLLLAFFVSHFTPAMALAVGLTVALFVVAFVHTEAALHLVILSMLLSPEILLSQPAPAGSLEAARRVTIRIEDLTLLIVGFSWLTRMAVYKQLGLIRQTPLNRPILLYAASCIVSTGLGILFGTVRPLTGFFFVLKYLEYFVVYFLVVNHLTEERQVKRFLFTAVLTAALVSVFALAQIPAGGRVTAPFEGTEGEPNTLGGYLVFMLAIFLGLASETPGLFARLGWLYLSGLAFLPLLYSLSRSSWLATLPMLLTLLLAVPRRGLLVGLFSAALLVGPFLAPREVVERIQYTYAQPTERGQVEVGGVRLDTSTSARFESWTVGLRGWIQAPLFGHGVTGFRFMDAQYVRVLVETGLMGFAAFAWLLACLVRYARHNLAGAPPGWRRGLAAGYLAGLVGLMVHGIGANTFIIIRIMEPFWLFTGIAMLLPQLPAVPETRREPLLRIVL comes from the coding sequence ATGCCGGCGCTGCCGCGTGCGCTGGACCGGGCCCAGGCGGCCACCCTCCTCGGCGTCGGCGCCCTGACCCTCCTGCTGGCCTTCTTCGTCTCCCACTTCACCCCGGCCATGGCGTTGGCGGTGGGGCTTACCGTGGCCCTCTTCGTGGTGGCCTTCGTCCACACCGAGGCCGCCCTGCATCTCGTCATCCTGTCCATGCTGCTCTCTCCCGAGATCCTCCTGTCCCAGCCGGCTCCCGCCGGCTCGCTGGAGGCTGCGCGCCGGGTCACGATCCGGATCGAGGATCTGACCCTCCTCATCGTGGGCTTCTCCTGGCTGACCCGGATGGCCGTCTACAAGCAGCTCGGACTGATCCGGCAAACGCCGCTGAACCGCCCCATCCTGCTGTACGCCGCCTCCTGCATCGTCTCCACCGGCCTGGGGATCCTCTTCGGGACCGTCCGGCCGCTGACCGGGTTCTTCTTCGTCCTGAAGTACCTCGAGTACTTCGTCGTGTACTTCCTGGTGGTCAATCACCTGACGGAGGAGCGGCAGGTGAAGCGGTTCCTCTTCACTGCCGTCCTGACGGCGGCCCTGGTCTCGGTCTTCGCCCTGGCGCAGATCCCGGCCGGGGGGCGGGTGACGGCCCCCTTCGAGGGCACGGAGGGGGAGCCGAATACCCTGGGCGGCTACCTGGTCTTCATGCTGGCGATCTTCCTGGGGCTGGCCAGCGAGACCCCGGGCCTCTTCGCGCGCCTGGGGTGGCTCTACCTGAGCGGACTGGCCTTCCTCCCCCTCCTGTACAGCCTCTCCCGCTCCTCCTGGCTGGCCACCCTCCCGATGCTGCTCACGCTCCTGCTGGCGGTCCCGCGGCGGGGGCTGCTCGTGGGCCTCTTCTCCGCTGCGCTGCTCGTCGGCCCGTTCCTGGCCCCGCGGGAAGTCGTCGAGCGGATCCAGTACACCTACGCGCAGCCGACCGAGCGCGGCCAGGTAGAAGTGGGCGGGGTGCGCCTGGATACCTCCACCTCCGCCCGGTTCGAGAGCTGGACCGTGGGGCTTCGGGGATGGATCCAGGCCCCGCTCTTCGGGCACGGGGTGACAGGGTTCCGGTTCATGGACGCCCAGTACGTCCGGGTCCTGGTGGAGACGGGCCTCATGGGATTTGCCGCCTTCGCCTGGCTCCTCGCGTGCCTGGTGCGGTACGCCCGCCACAACCTCGCGGGGGCCCCCCCGGGGTGGCGCCGGGGGCTGGCTGCCGGCTACCTGGCCGGCCTGGTGGGCCTCATGGTGCACGGCATCGGGGCCAACACCTTCATCATCATCCGGATCATGGAGCCCTTCTGGCTCTTCACCGGGATCGCCATGCTTCTGCCGCAGCTACCGGCTGTCCCCGAGACGCGCCGTGAGCCCCTGCTGCGGATTGTCCTGTGA
- a CDS encoding glycosyltransferase has protein sequence MGSPRVLHIITRLWRGGAPSTTLELVRGLEADGFRQTLATGLADDPAWDLLGTEATAGLRVVTVPALTREVRPLADLRALLELTRLLRREAPDLVHVHTSKAGFLGRVAARLAGRRPVVYSPKGSFLAGYFSSGKTRILARLDAWAARFTDRIICCTTREVAEYLAVGIGRAEQYVVIPNGLDAEAYALRAAPPEETRAALGLPAGSRPLLCAGRLVPVKGLTTLLQAWPSVLKGEPRALLLLAGEGPDEQALRAQAAALGLAGSVRFLGFRQDIPSLLACAEALLLPSLNEGFGMALLEAMAMGKPVVASAVGGVPELVLDERTGLLVPPAEPAALATAIRRLLEDPGAARQMGAAGRERARKSFSREAFLKGHRDLYGELLSLEGESRVLHA, from the coding sequence ATGGGATCGCCTAGAGTTCTGCACATCATCACGAGGCTCTGGCGGGGAGGAGCCCCGAGCACCACGCTGGAGCTGGTCCGGGGGCTCGAGGCGGATGGCTTCAGGCAGACCCTCGCCACCGGCCTCGCGGACGACCCGGCCTGGGACCTCCTGGGGACGGAGGCCACCGCCGGGCTCCGGGTTGTCACCGTGCCGGCGCTCACGCGCGAGGTGCGACCCCTGGCAGACCTCAGAGCCCTCCTGGAGCTCACGCGGCTGCTCCGCCGCGAGGCCCCCGACCTCGTCCACGTCCACACCTCCAAGGCAGGCTTCCTGGGCCGCGTGGCTGCCCGCCTCGCGGGGCGGCGGCCGGTCGTCTATTCTCCCAAGGGCTCGTTTCTGGCCGGCTACTTCTCCTCCGGGAAGACCCGCATCCTCGCGCGCCTCGATGCGTGGGCGGCGCGCTTCACGGATCGGATCATCTGCTGTACCACCCGGGAGGTGGCGGAGTACCTGGCGGTCGGTATCGGCCGCGCCGAACAATATGTCGTCATCCCGAATGGCCTGGACGCGGAGGCCTACGCCCTCCGGGCGGCCCCGCCGGAGGAGACCCGCGCTGCCCTTGGCCTGCCCGCGGGGAGCCGGCCCCTCCTGTGCGCGGGACGCCTGGTCCCGGTGAAGGGGCTGACCACCCTGCTTCAGGCCTGGCCATCCGTTCTGAAGGGCGAGCCCCGGGCCCTCCTCCTGCTGGCGGGGGAGGGTCCCGACGAGCAGGCGCTCCGGGCGCAAGCGGCGGCGCTCGGGCTGGCCGGGTCGGTGAGGTTCCTCGGCTTCCGGCAGGACATCCCCTCCCTCCTCGCCTGCGCCGAGGCTCTCCTCCTCCCCTCCTTGAACGAGGGGTTCGGCATGGCCCTGCTCGAGGCGATGGCGATGGGGAAGCCCGTAGTGGCGAGCGCGGTCGGGGGCGTCCCCGAGCTGGTCCTCGATGAGCGGACCGGCCTGCTCGTCCCCCCGGCCGAGCCCGCGGCCCTGGCCACCGCGATCCGTCGTCTGCTGGAGGATCCCGGTGCTGCCCGGCAGATGGGTGCGGCGGGGAGGGAACGGGCCCGCAAGTCCTTCTCCCGGGAAGCGTTCCTCAAGGGCCACCGGGACCTCTACGGGGAGCTCCTCAGCCTCGAGGGGGAGTCGAGGGTTCTCCATGCCTAG
- a CDS encoding glycosyltransferase gives MGEAARELPGVSILIVTRDRRADLDRLLASLRALEYPADRVEIVVVEETDDPRPLPGVHYVSIPRRDRGLGYARNLAVAAARHDVVAFTDDDCVVTADWLRELTAPLGAADVAGVAGAVLVRETTAVGFAENTLGFPGGGLRYLVAAGGKPVPTATASTCNCCYRKAAVQEAGGFDEAARLGGEDSLLAARIAARHPLLYTPRAVVYHRARGSLGGVFRWFLRRGAAEVDAAALAPDPGAARREILRASLGFKAVVAAAAVLALRLPLLPAAAVLVTGYYGWTAWRYRYGGRYYRDPAVVAVTPLVKVAMDLGTDLGRLQRLLRRW, from the coding sequence ATGGGGGAAGCGGCCCGAGAGCTTCCGGGGGTCTCGATCCTGATCGTCACGCGGGACCGGCGAGCGGACCTGGACCGGTTGCTCGCGTCCCTCCGCGCCCTGGAGTACCCGGCCGACCGGGTGGAGATTGTGGTGGTGGAGGAGACGGATGACCCACGCCCGCTGCCGGGCGTGCACTACGTGTCGATCCCGCGGCGCGACCGGGGGCTCGGGTACGCGCGGAACCTGGCCGTGGCCGCGGCCCGCCACGATGTCGTCGCCTTCACCGATGACGACTGCGTGGTGACGGCGGACTGGCTCCGGGAGCTGACCGCCCCCCTTGGGGCGGCCGACGTGGCCGGCGTGGCGGGGGCCGTCCTGGTCCGCGAGACCACGGCGGTAGGCTTCGCGGAGAACACGCTGGGATTCCCCGGGGGCGGCCTGCGCTACCTGGTCGCGGCCGGGGGCAAGCCGGTCCCCACCGCCACCGCCAGCACCTGCAATTGCTGTTACCGCAAGGCGGCGGTCCAGGAGGCCGGGGGCTTCGACGAGGCCGCCCGCCTGGGCGGGGAGGACAGCCTCCTGGCGGCCCGGATCGCCGCCCGGCATCCGCTGCTCTACACGCCGCGGGCGGTGGTCTACCACCGAGCGCGGGGGAGCCTGGGGGGGGTGTTCCGGTGGTTCCTCCGGCGCGGGGCGGCCGAGGTGGACGCGGCGGCCCTGGCTCCCGATCCGGGCGCAGCCCGCCGGGAGATACTCCGGGCCTCCCTCGGCTTCAAGGCGGTCGTGGCGGCTGCGGCCGTGCTCGCCCTCCGCCTGCCCCTGCTCCCGGCGGCGGCGGTGCTGGTCACCGGCTACTACGGGTGGACCGCATGGCGCTATCGCTACGGGGGGCGCTACTACCGCGATCCGGCGGTCGTCGCGGTGACCCCCCTGGTCAAGGTCGCCATGGACCTGGGGACGGACCTGGGCCGGCTCCAGCGGCTGCTCCGCCGATGGTAG